GCAGAACCCGTACCGCTGACAGCGATAGTTAAGGGATTTTCGGTTTGCCAAACGTAACGCAGTAACGACTGAATTTCATCCATCAGCCCTAAGAAATCTGGGTCAAGATGTCCCAGAGGAGAGGTATTCATTGCCTGGAGAACTGTAGGATGGGCATTGGAGGGGCCTGGCCCTAACAGTAACTTGGAAGGGATTTCTAGAGGTTTGAGTTGTAAGCGCTGACTATCGTTAATCGAGATTGTTGGCGACATAATTTGTTGCTGTCTAGACAGTACTTACCGGATCATAGAGCGATCGCATCACCCTTGTATCGTCTTGGTGCTAACACATGATCAGATTCCCCACTTCTTAAAGAAGTGGGGAATTTTTTATGAAGCATATCTTCATAAAAAGATGAGTATAAACGCGAATCCTGAAATTAATTAACGTAGCAAATAATAGTTGCAACACACCAAAACGTGTTGTAGTCACCACCTAATATTATTAGGAAATAAATATGTTAAAAGTAGGTTTTAAAAAAAGCTTATTGACCGCGATCGCAGTTATCTCTATATTACCTGCAATTACCCAGACTGCTCAAGCTGGCGCGGCTAACAATGTATTTGGAGCCATTTCTTATTCTCCTTCTACTAAAGTTTATTCAACAGGAATTGCTAAAACAAAGCAAGCAGCAATCAACGCATCTTTAAATAAATGTCGCCGTGAAAGTGCGGCTGGAGATTGTACAACACCATTGTGGTTTAAAAATGCTTGGGGAGCCTTAGCTGTGGGTTCTGATGGTAGTTATGGTACAGGCTGGGGTACTAACCAATCTCTTGCCAAAAAATATGCTGTAGAAACCTGTCAGAAATACGGTGGTGAAGATTGTCAAGTTGTTTTAATTAAACAAGCCAGATAATAAGCTATTTAATTTAAAAATAGACAGGTATTGACAACGCATTCTCAAACAAGAGGATGCGATTTTTTTATATCTCGCACCCCTACAAAAGCATTGATTTATCTTCTGGCAATTCCTGAAGTCACAGTACTGCGAACATAACCATTTTTGGCAAATTTATTTTGCAAAATTTGTCGATAAACTTCTTCATAACCATCAGTCATCCGCTGAAAGCTAAAATTGTTTTCGACATACTGACGGCAAGTATACCTGTCTAACTCTGCGACTTTGTTAATGGCACTCACACATTCCGCCACATTATTACAGAGAAAACCTGTTTTTCCGTCGGCAATTACCTCAGATGTCGAACCTAATTTCATCGCAATTACTGGTGTACCTGCTGCCATTGATTCCACCATCACCAAACCAAAGGGTTCTCGCCAAGTAATGGGAAATAAAGTAGCTACTGCACCACCCATAAGAGCATTTTTTTGCTGATGATTTGCTTCACCTAAATACTCAATTTGTTCGCCATCAATTAAAGGTTTAATTTCTCGTTCAAAGTAATCTACATCAACAACATCTACCTTACCAGCTATTTTTAAACGCCAACCAGATTGTTTAGCAATAGCTATTGCTAAATGTGTTCCCTTCTCTGGAGATATTCGACCTAAAAATGCTAAATAAGGCTGTTCTTCCGGTTCAGGATGAAACTTGTAACTACTTACATCTATACCGTTGTAAACTGTGGCTGTATAATTCAAACCTAGGGAATTTTCCCGTTGGGTATGAGAAATGCTGATAAAAGGTTGACGTTTCGCATATTGAAACATCTTTTGATTATCAGGGGTAAAAATCCCGTGTAAAGTATGAACTGTCGGGGTACTCACAAGATTTGCATAAGGCAATGCCGCACAGCCCATGTGAGAGTGGATAATATCAAATTCATCCGCCTGATCATATACAGAAGCTAACTGTAACATTTCATAAATGTTATATTCCTTGATATTCTTATCGAGTCGTAAAGCACGAGGATGTACTGATTCTAGCTTGGCTAAACTAATAGAATCACCCGATGCGAATAAAGTAACTTCATGTCCGCGTCGCACTAATTCATCGGTCAGTAACCCCACAACTAACTCAATACCCCCATAAGCTGGAGGTGGTACTCTCTCCCACAGTGGGGCAACTTGAGCTATTCTCATTACAAACCTCCTAAAAGATAAATTTTGAATTAATAGTGTTTGTTTTTCAATAGCGATGAATTTTGAGTGGAAATAACTCAGTAGAGTAGTAACTCAGCACTTTTTCCTAGCACTATCAACTCAGTTTAAAAAGCAATTTTCTAAATAAGTGCATCAAAATATTAGACTTTAACTGCTAAAGAATTTGTCTATCTTTGTAGATAAATTTGACTATCCTCAAGAGGTAAATAGAGTGGATTGATTTAGTCTCTTTGGTTTGGGTATCAAAGGCATCGTCTTTATAAGCTGATTTTTTGACTTTTGAGTTAAATTAGATACACTAGGAAAATATAGAAAATCACTAAATTCTCAAGATGAATATTTCGCCTACACAAAAAAAACCGCATGTCGCATGGCAAGCGGTTTTGTCAGTAATTATGTTTATTTTTATGTATTTACCTATACTAGTATTAGGATTTTATAGTTTTAACCAGTCTCCTTACAGTGCAACTTGGCAAGGATTTACCCTCGATTGGTATAGCAAACTCTTCAGTGACGATCGCATTTTATCTGCTTTGAACAATAGTTTGATAGTTGCCTTTTGCGCCGTGGGAATTTCCGCCGTGTTAGGAACCTTAATGGCGGTGGGATTAGCGCGGTATAAATTTCCAGGTAAGAGTTTGTATCGGGGTGTAGCTTACCTACCCTTAATTATTCCTGATATTGCGATCGCCGTTGCTACTCTGGTATTTCTCGCCGCCTTTGCTGTTCCTTTGAGTTTATGGACAATTGTCGCGGCGCACATCGTATTTTGTTTAGCCTACGTAGGGCTAGTGGTGGGTTCAAGACTCAATAACTTAGATCCCCACTTAGAAGAAGCCGCACTAGATTTAGGCGCTACACCAGTACAAGCATTTATTAAAGTATTACTACCACAATTAATGCCAGGAATTGTAGCTGGTTGTCTGCTGGCTTTTGTTCTCAGTTTAGATGATTTTCTCATTGCTAGTTTTACCGCTGGTAGCGGTTACAACACCTTGCCAATGGAGATTTTTAGTCGGATTAGAACAGGTGTGAAGCCTGATATCAATGCTCTCAGTATGTTGCTAATTACAGTATCAGCAATTGTTGCTTTTATAGCTGAATTTATGCGGATTTTAGGAGAGAGAAAATAGTTAATGTATAACTGCATCACCGACTTATTAAGTAAGTCGGTGATGTAAAAAAATAGATATAAATTTAACTTTATAAATAAATCACAATAGCTCAATTATGACAAAATCTATTCAGCGTTAATTAGTACTTACATCCATCATCAAATACCCTTGACAATGGCAAGATACCTATCTTATGATTCCTGGTGGAATGGAAATTAGTGCTATCATTCATTCTCAAAATTAAACAGTACCCAACACACAGGGACAAATAAATAAATTACGCTCATCTGTATGTTTTCATGCTGGTATATATGCAGATGAAATTTAGTTGATATTTATTTGTCTAGAAATCGGTTTTCAATTCGATAATATTGGGGCTAACTTTGGACAAGTTGCTACATCCTCCTCGTTATGCAAATCTGCCAAAATCCCAATTGTTCAAATCCCTTTAATGCTGACGGCAATAGATTTTGCATAAGTTGCGGACACAGCAGTTTTGGCAAACTGCTAAGAAACCGTTACCGCGTATTAAAACTATTAGGCGAAGGTGGATTTAGCAAAACTTACGCAGCCGAAGATGCAGATAGACTAGATGCACCTTGCGTCATTAAACAATTCTTTCCGCAAATTCAAGGAACCGGACAACGTACTAAAGCCGCGGAATTCTTCAAAGAAGAGGCATTTCGACTGTATGAACTCGGAGAAAATCATAGCCAAATTCCCAGATTATTAGCTTACTTTGCCCAAGGTTCGAGTTTATATTTAGTTCAAGAATTTATCCAAGGTAAAACACTCTTAGAAGAAGTTCAAGAGCAATCTTTTAACGAAGAAAAAATTCGCAAAATATTAACAGATTTATTACCAGTATTAGAATTTATTCATGCTTGTAACTTTGTTCATCGAGATATCAAACCAGAGAACATTATCCGGCGTGATAGCGATGGCAAATTAGTATTAATTGACTTTGGTGGTGCAAAACAAGTAACCCAAACGAGCATAGCTAGACAAGCTACAGTAATTTATACAATGGGTTATGCTCCTAGTGAGCAGATGGCGGGTTTTGCTTGCCCGGCGAGTGATTTATATGCTTTGGGGGTCACTTGTGTGAGGTTGCTAACGCAATGTTTACCCATCCAAGATGCTTACGGACAAATTAAAGACCCCATTTATGATGCCATGAACGGTCAGTGGTTATGGCAGGAATATTTAGATGCACAAGGTATTTATATTAGCGAAGACCTAAGAAAAATTTTAGATAAATTACTGGAACATTTAGCAAGCGATCGCTATCAATCAGCAACAGAAGTTTTGAATGATTTGAAATCGGCTAAAACAGTTATTATTGAACCACAAATAACACAACCGACATTACTAAAATTACCAACAGAACCAAAAATAATTAAACCCTTACCACCCTTAGAAACCTGTGAATTTGCAGTAGTCACAGTAGATACAGGCGGTAGAGAAGTTAGCCGCGATCGCACCACAGCCGAATTTTTTGTGGAAGAATTGAGCAAAGGCGTAACCTTAGAAATGGTAGCGATTCCCGGTGGTACTTATTTAATGGGTTCACCCACCTTTGAAGGCGATGCAGATGAACGTCCCCAACATCGAGTAGCGATCGCACCCTTTTTTATGGGTAAATATCCTATAACTCAAGCACAGTGGCGTGCAGTCACCGCCTTACCCAAAGTCAAACAAACCTTAAATCCCTACCCTTCCAAATTTAAAGGACTTAACCGCCCAGTAGAAAACGTTTCTTGGCACGAAGCGGTAGAATTTTGCATCAGACTCTCCCAACAAACCGGAAGGGAATATCGCCTCCCCAGCGAAGCCGAATGGGAATATGCTTGTCGCGCCGGAACCACCACATCCTTTCACTTTGGCGAAAAAATCACTACAGAACTAGTCAATTACAGCGATAGCGATACCTATTTGATGGAAGGAAAAACCAGATATCGCAAAGAAACCACCGATGTAGGAAATTTTCAAGTCGCCAACGCCTTTGGATTGTACGATATGCACGGGTTAGTTTGGGAATGGTGCGCTGACCCTTGGCACAACAATTACCAAGGCGCACCCTCAGATGGACGAGTTTGGGAAGATGGCGGTGATAGTAACCGTCGGGTGCTACGAGGTGGTTCCTGGAACTTCGGTGCAGAACTGTGTCGCAGCGCCAGTCGCAGCTGGAATGAATCAGACGGCGGTTTAAGGATTTGCGGTTTTCGCGTCGTCTTTTCTGTGGGATAGGAGTTACGACGCAAAAGCCTTTGAATCTCTTTATTTCTCAGTGTTCTCTGCGTCTCTGTGGTTCGATATTGTGCAACCTATATGTATATATGTAAGTTTTGTAGGATAAATAGTAAGGCAGTTTAGCTCAGATTTCCTTAATATGAACCAGAATTTAGCACCAGCGAGAGTACCAACACCAGGAAAAATTTTAAGTCGAGAAATAGAAGCCCGTGGCTGGACACAGAAAGATTTAGCCGAAATTATGGGTTGCCCAGTTCAAACTATCAACGAAATTATTCGGATTAACAAGCAAATTACACCTGAAATAGCTATCAAACTCTCACTCGCCTTGGGGACTTCTCCTGAGTTTTGGAATAACTTGGAAGCCAAATATCGCTTTTAATTTTAATTTTTGAATTGAGATATTTTTGTAGTTACAAGTTTGGCTGTTTTCCTTATATCATTGGTTGGGTTACACTTTCACCCAAAATACAAAATATTTTGATAGTACTTTACTTGGAGTTTCTAGATTGATTGAACATTTCACAGGATTTTATACATCCCGTCCATTCTGGGCTGGTGAGCCTCCCATTGATATTAAAGCTCTGCTGAATATTGAAAATCAGACGCAACTCTCTGAAATCCAGAAGCAGCTTTATGATTTAATGTCAGCTATTACATTCTCATACGAAACTAATAACTTCCGACTTTGGATTTGTAAAGATGGAATGATACTGGTTCACATTAAAGAGTTAGAAAAAGAAATTGACAAAATTAGAGATAACGGTGATTTTGAAGCAGAAAGTAGATTATTAGGACAATATTTAAATTACCTAAATTGTCTTTATCTTTTGTTAGATTCTGTTTTAATTGAATTTAAGCAATTTTCCTATTTTAACTTATCTGAAATAACGAATAGAGATGTGGTGCGGCTACAGTTTGAAGATGGGGAATATATATTTATAAATACTCCAATGGAAAGTATAGCTTCTATATATCAAAAAGAACGTTATTTGCTTACATACGACACTATTACAAGTATGTATTCTCGACAATCTCTTTCAAAAGATGTTTTCGATTTGCTTTTTGCTCAATACTCAATTGCTACAGCTAATACTAGTCTGCTGAACAACCTTGCTGAAGTCGCCAAGAGCTTATCAGAATATAAAATTGGAAATTACTCTACTTCGCTAGTTTTAGCTTGGTTTGTGAGTGAGTCAGCAATCATCAGAATATGGAATAAATACCTTGACTCTTCTAATCGGGATTATCCTGATGGAATTCGTCGAATTTCAACAGAACGGAAAAAAATACTTACTGGACGTGATTATATGGTAAGTGTCATCTCGAATATCCTTGAGTTATCAGGCATAATTCCATTTCCGACGTACCAAAATATTAATGCTGTGCGTGGATTTCGGAACAAAGTGGTACATGGTGATTCTAACTTTACTTGTAGCGCTGAACATTGCCAAAAGGCGATTGAACTAGCTCTTAATCTTACATTGGAAGGAACTGGTTTAAAGGTATTACCTAACTACACACATTCACTCCCTGGATTATGAAGTGTTCAGCAATTTTTGCTATTAATTAATACTTTCTAATCACATAAAGCTAAGTCAAACCAGAAAGTTGTCCCGATACCAATTTCACTTACTAAGTGAACTTTACTACCATGCCTTTCCACAATATTTCTGACAATTGATAAGCCCAAACCAGTACCTTCTAAAGTATGAACTCGATTTTCGACGCGGAAGAAGCGGTCAAAAATTGCCTGTTGGTCTTCTGAGCCGATACCAATACCAGTATCAGATACTTCCACGCGCACACGCGGAGATTGATTGGGAGCATGGGGTTTGGGATCTAATTGATAGGTGCGAATAGCTACTTTCCCCCCTGCTTTGGTAAATTTCAAGGCATTTCCGACTAAATTAGCTAAGACTTGGAGTAATAAATCATAATTACCCAGAACCAGCGGTAAATTAGGAGCAACTTCTTGAATTAGTTCAATACCTTTATCTTTGGCGTTGAGTTGATAAGTTCGCAGTGTTTGTTCAATAGCTTGGGCGAGATCTACACCATCAAAGTTGTAACTCCGACCAGATTCTAACTTAGATAAGTCTAAAACATCGTTAACCAAACGAGTCAGGCGATCGGTTTCATGGTTAACAGTTTTAAGAAAATCCTGACGCTGTTCTATACTCAAGTCTTCGCCATAGTCGTGCAGCGTTTCAATAAAAGATTTGATATTGAATAACGGTGTCCGCAGTTCATGGGAAACGTTGCTGATAAATTGGCTCTTAGCTTCGTTGAGTTCTACTTCCCGCGTAATATCTTGTACAGTAATCGCAATCCCTTTAATACTTTCCCGTTGGAGATTGAGTACTGTAGTTAACAAAATCCGAATGGTGCGCTTGGTTGGTTGATTGAGATGAATGCGGAACTCGGCGCTGTCGCATTCTCCCGCCGCCATTTCGTAAAGGGGACGAGTGATTTCCATCTGAATAGCTGGGGGTAATTGATGTAAAACATTACTACCTACTACATCATTGCCTTCCCAGCAAAAAATTCGGCGTGCTGTGGGGTTGACTAAAATCACCTGCATATTGTTGTCAATCAACACCGCACCATCAGCAATCGTGGAAACTAAAGTTTCTAGTTTGGCTTTTTCTGCTGTTAGTTCTTCAATATTTTGTTCTTCATAGCGTTCTAGACGCTCTGCCATATCATTGAAACTGAGAATTAACTCTCCCAGTTCACCGCCTAGGGGTAAATCGATGCGCTGCTTGAAATTCCCCGTGGCGATTTGTTTCACACCAACTAACAGTTCTTTTATTGGCTTGGTAATAGTTAAAGCATTAATGACACCAGCCAAAATTACCATCACCCAAATCGTGATAAACACAGCAATGGTGACATCACGGGTGAAATTCGTAGATATAACGGCAGTTTGGTTGGGATTGATGCCAATCGCCAAAACACCCAGGTATTTTTTATTAACGATGAGGGGGACAAATACATCGGTGACAATGCCATCTGGGGTGTTATGTTGCCGCACCATTGGCTTATCGTCATCACCAGGGTAATCGTCTGGCAATTGTATGCGTCGCTCAATTGTCAACAAAGAGTTTTCTACCTCTCGTTCCCAAAAGGGAATGCCAAAAAAGATTTTGCCGCTTTCGTCAGCGTAGAGCATATACCTCACACTGGAAGTACTGCTATAAAATCTTTGGGAAAATTGAGCAACCTCAGTGAGATTATTTTCCGCAATAAGAGGGGTAACATTAGCAGCAAGTAGCAGCCCCAAGTCGCGGCCGAATCGGGTGTCATTCAGACGGGCATCTTGCTGAATTGTATTTACAGCCCAAAAGGTCAGACCACTCATCACCAAAGAAACCACTAACGTGGCAACAGCTAGAAGCTTAGTTTGGAGGGTGAAATCTGACCACCAATTGGCGATCGCTTCTCGGATTGTTTTTAACAGAGCTAACATTTTCAATAAAGTTGTTAGTAGTTTTTGTGATAAACCCCAACAACTAAAAAATTAACAGTTAATTTGTCTAACATGGTAGGGGCTAGAAGCTAGAGTGAATATCATTGACTCAGCACTCAGCACTCGGCACTCAGCACTCTATAGCCAATGTCTCTCCTATAATATATTCCTTCAAACTGAATAGATTTCAACCCTGTATATGCTTGGGCGATCGCTTGCTGAAAGTTTTCCCCTGTGCCAGTCACATTTAACACTCGTCCCCCATCGGTGACAACTTGCTGTTGGTCGTTCAATTTTGTCCCCGCATGAAATACGGTGACTCCTGCGGCTGCTTCAATACCAGTAATTACCTTGCCTTTTTGATAATCTCCCGGATAACCACCAGATGCCGCCACTACAGTAGCCGCTGCGCCACTATGCCAAGCAATAGGGGGCATTTCTCCTAAACGCTGCTGTACACAAGCCAGGATTAAATCTAATAAGGGTGTGGCTAACAACGGCAAAATCACCTGGGTTTCGGGATCACCGAAACGACAGTTAAATTCCAACACCTGAAAGTCACCTTCCGGTGTAATCATCAACCCAGCGTAAAGCACACCACGATAGTCTATGCCTTTGGTGCGGAGAGTGGCGATCGCTTTCTCTAAAACTTCTGTTTGCACCCGTGCCATTAATTCGGGTGTGGCAATGGGCGCTGGGGAGTATGCTCCCATCCCCCCAGTATTATCGCCCGTATCACCCTCACCGACTCGTTTATGGTCTTGCGCCGGCAACAAGGGGCGAATTGTTAACCCATCAGTCAAGGCTAAAACTGATACCTCTTGGCCAATTAAACACTCTTCAATTACGACAAACTCGCCCGCACTGCCAAACTGCCCTTGAAAAATGGCATCAATGGCGGTCTCTGCTTGTTCTATTGTGGTAGCAACTGTTACGCCCTTCCCTGCTGCCAAGCCATCAGCTTTCACCACTATCGGCACACCTTGAGCTTTAATATATGATTTAGCTGCCGCCGCCTCAGTAAATACCGCAGCCTTAGCTGTCGGAATACCAGCTTCCTGCATCAGAGCCTTTGCCCAAGCCTTGCTGGCCTCAATTTGCGCTCCCGCTCTGACAGGGCCAAATAC
This window of the Nostoc sp. HK-01 genome carries:
- a CDS encoding group 1 glycosyl transferase; the encoded protein is MRIAQVAPLWERVPPPAYGGIELVVGLLTDELVRRGHEVTLFASGDSISLAKLESVHPRALRLDKNIKEYNIYEMLQLASVYDQADEFDIIHSHMGCAALPYANLVSTPTVHTLHGIFTPDNQKMFQYAKRQPFISISHTQRENSLGLNYTATVYNGIDVSSYKFHPEPEEQPYLAFLGRISPEKGTHLAIAIAKQSGWRLKIAGKVDVVDVDYFEREIKPLIDGEQIEYLGEANHQQKNALMGGAVATLFPITWREPFGLVMVESMAAGTPVIAMKLGSTSEVIADGKTGFLCNNVAECVSAINKVAELDRYTCRQYVENNFSFQRMTDGYEEVYRQILQNKFAKNGYVRSTVTSGIARR
- a CDS encoding binding-protein-dependent transport systems inner membrane component, with the protein product MNISPTQKKPHVAWQAVLSVIMFIFMYLPILVLGFYSFNQSPYSATWQGFTLDWYSKLFSDDRILSALNNSLIVAFCAVGISAVLGTLMAVGLARYKFPGKSLYRGVAYLPLIIPDIAIAVATLVFLAAFAVPLSLWTIVAAHIVFCLAYVGLVVGSRLNNLDPHLEEAALDLGATPVQAFIKVLLPQLMPGIVAGCLLAFVLSLDDFLIASFTAGSGYNTLPMEIFSRIRTGVKPDINALSMLLITVSAIVAFIAEFMRILGERK
- a CDS encoding serine/threonine kinase translates to MQICQNPNCSNPFNADGNRFCISCGHSSFGKLLRNRYRVLKLLGEGGFSKTYAAEDADRLDAPCVIKQFFPQIQGTGQRTKAAEFFKEEAFRLYELGENHSQIPRLLAYFAQGSSLYLVQEFIQGKTLLEEVQEQSFNEEKIRKILTDLLPVLEFIHACNFVHRDIKPENIIRRDSDGKLVLIDFGGAKQVTQTSIARQATVIYTMGYAPSEQMAGFACPASDLYALGVTCVRLLTQCLPIQDAYGQIKDPIYDAMNGQWLWQEYLDAQGIYISEDLRKILDKLLEHLASDRYQSATEVLNDLKSAKTVIIEPQITQPTLLKLPTEPKIIKPLPPLETCEFAVVTVDTGGREVSRDRTTAEFFVEELSKGVTLEMVAIPGGTYLMGSPTFEGDADERPQHRVAIAPFFMGKYPITQAQWRAVTALPKVKQTLNPYPSKFKGLNRPVENVSWHEAVEFCIRLSQQTGREYRLPSEAEWEYACRAGTTTSFHFGEKITTELVNYSDSDTYLMEGKTRYRKETTDVGNFQVANAFGLYDMHGLVWEWCADPWHNNYQGAPSDGRVWEDGGDSNRRVLRGGSWNFGAELCRSASRSWNESDGGLRICGFRVVFSVG
- a CDS encoding XRE family plasmid maintenance system antidote protein, which translates into the protein MNQNLAPARVPTPGKILSREIEARGWTQKDLAEIMGCPVQTINEIIRINKQITPEIAIKLSLALGTSPEFWNNLEAKYRF
- a CDS encoding multi-sensor signal transduction histidine kinase, translated to MLALLKTIREAIANWWSDFTLQTKLLAVATLVVSLVMSGLTFWAVNTIQQDARLNDTRFGRDLGLLLAANVTPLIAENNLTEVAQFSQRFYSSTSSVRYMLYADESGKIFFGIPFWEREVENSLLTIERRIQLPDDYPGDDDKPMVRQHNTPDGIVTDVFVPLIVNKKYLGVLAIGINPNQTAVISTNFTRDVTIAVFITIWVMVILAGVINALTITKPIKELLVGVKQIATGNFKQRIDLPLGGELGELILSFNDMAERLERYEEQNIEELTAEKAKLETLVSTIADGAVLIDNNMQVILVNPTARRIFCWEGNDVVGSNVLHQLPPAIQMEITRPLYEMAAGECDSAEFRIHLNQPTKRTIRILLTTVLNLQRESIKGIAITVQDITREVELNEAKSQFISNVSHELRTPLFNIKSFIETLHDYGEDLSIEQRQDFLKTVNHETDRLTRLVNDVLDLSKLESGRSYNFDGVDLAQAIEQTLRTYQLNAKDKGIELIQEVAPNLPLVLGNYDLLLQVLANLVGNALKFTKAGGKVAIRTYQLDPKPHAPNQSPRVRVEVSDTGIGIGSEDQQAIFDRFFRVENRVHTLEGTGLGLSIVRNIVERHGSKVHLVSEIGIGTTFWFDLALCD
- a CDS encoding phosphoribosylamine--glycine ligase: MKVLVVGNGGREHALAWKLLQSEQVEQVVCVPGNGGTANMARCENLPLAVDDFADISQYALANDISLVVVGPEVPLAKGITDYLQAQGLMVFGPVRAGAQIEASKAWAKALMQEAGIPTAKAAVFTEAAAAKSYIKAQGVPIVVKADGLAAGKGVTVATTIEQAETAIDAIFQGQFGSAGEFVVIEECLIGQEVSVLALTDGLTIRPLLPAQDHKRVGEGDTGDNTGGMGAYSPAPIATPELMARVQTEVLEKAIATLRTKGIDYRGVLYAGLMITPEGDFQVLEFNCRFGDPETQVILPLLATPLLDLILACVQQRLGEMPPIAWHSGAAATVVAASGGYPGDYQKGKVITGIEAAAGVTVFHAGTKLNDQQQVVTDGGRVLNVTGTGENFQQAIAQAYTGLKSIQFEGIYYRRDIGYRVLSAEC